A genomic stretch from Penaeus vannamei isolate JL-2024 chromosome 6, ASM4276789v1, whole genome shotgun sequence includes:
- the LOC113812948 gene encoding cell surface glycoprotein 1, with product MKLQGSRMVFNEDLCPATVMFRKQQVNVFLAATHEAPKPNFPIQLPNPASQPNSQTQLPNPTPQSNFPIQLPNPTPQPNTETQLPNPTSQSNSLTQLPNPAPKPNSPIQLPNPTSQPNSQTQLPNPTPKPNFPTQLPNPTSQSNSQNQLPNPTSQSNSPTQLPNPTPQPNFPIQLPNPTSQPSSQTQHPNPTPQPNFSTQLPNPTPKPNSQTQLPNPTPKPNFPIQLPNTTPQPSTPNPTPKPNFPAQLPIPTSQPNSPTQLSNPTPKPNVPTQIPNPTPKPNLAIHISNPTSQPNSQTQLPNPTSQSNSQTQLPNPTPKPNFSTQLPNPTSQSNSQTQLPNPTSQPNSLTQLLNPTPKPNFPTQLPNQTPKPNFPTQLPNQTPKPNSQTQLPNPTSQSNSQTQLPNPTSQPNSQTKLPNPTSQSNSQTQLASPATKPNFPTQLANPTPQHNSQTQLPNPTTQSNSPTQLPNPTPKPNSPIQLPNPTSQSNFPTQLPNPTSQSNFPTQLPNPTSQSNFPAQLLNPTPKPNSQTQLPNPNPKPNFPIQLPNPTPKPNSPTQLPNPAPQPNSPTQLPNPTP from the exons ATGAAACTTCAGGGATCCCGCATGGTCTTCAATGAGGACCTCTGCCCTGCCACAGTCATGTTCAGGAAACAGCAGGTGAATGTATTCCTTGCAGCAACACATGAAG CTCCCAAACCCAACTTCCCAATCCAACTCCCAAACCCAGCTtcccaacccaactcccaaacccaactcccaaacccaactcccCAATCCAACTTCCCAatccaactcccaaacccaactccccaacccaacaccgaaacccaactcccaaacccaacttccCAATCCAACTCCCtaacccaactccccaacccaGCTCCTAAACCCAACTCCCCAatccaactcccaaacccaacttcccaacccaactcccaaacccagctcccaaacccaactcccaaacccaacttcccaacccaactccccaacccaactTCCCAATCCAACTCCCAAAACCAACTCCCTAACCCAACTTCCCAATccaactccccaacccaactccccaacccaactccccaacccaacttcccaatccaactcccaaacccaacttccCAACCCAGCTCCCAAACCCAACATCCCAACCCGACTCCCCAACCCAACTTCTcaacccaactcccaaacccaactcccaaacccaattcccaaacccaactcccaaacccaactcccaaacccaacttccCAATTCAACTCCCTAACACAACTCCCCAACCCAGCAC tcccaacccaactcccaaacccaacttccCAGCCCAACTCCCCATCCCAACTTCTcaacccaactccccaacccaactctcaaacccaactcccaaacccaacgTCCCAACCCAAATTCCAAACCCAACGCCCAAACCCAACCTCGCAATACACATCTCAAACCCAACTtcccaacccaactcccaaacccaactcccaaacccaacttcccaatccaactcccaaacccaacttcccaacccaactcccaaacccaacttctcaacccaactcccaaacccaacttcccaatccaactcccaaacccaactcccTAACCCAACTTCTCAACCCAACTCCCTAACCCAACTTCTcaacccaactcccaaacccaacttcccaacccaactcccaaaccaaactcccaaacccaacttcccaacccaactcccaaaccaaactcccaaacccaactcccaaacccaactccccaacccaactTCGCAatccaactcccaaacccaactccctaacccaacttcccaacccaactcccaaacaaaactcccaaacccaacttcccaatccaactcccaaacccaactcgCAAGCCCAGCTACCAAACCCAACTTCCCAACCCAACTCGCCAACCCAACTCCCCAACacaactcccaaacccaacttccCAACCCAACTACCCAATccaactccccaacccaactcccaaacccaactcccaaacccaactccccaatccaactcccaaacccaacttccCAATCTAACTtcccaacccaactcccaaacccaacttcccaatccaacttcccaacccaactcccaaacccaacttccCAATCCAACTTCCCAGCCCAACTCCTAAACCCAACTCCCAAGCCCAACTCCCAAACTCAACTTCCCAATCCAAATCCCAAACCCAACTTCCCAATCCAACTCCCAAatccaactcccaaacccaactccccaacccaactCCCTAACCCAGCTCCCcaacccaactccccaacccaactccccaacccaactccctaa